The Thunnus albacares chromosome 13, fThuAlb1.1, whole genome shotgun sequence genome segment gtgtaatgtaatgtattatCATGTCTCTGTATTATTTAAAAGTACACTCGGAGGTGGGTGATTTTTACTGGAAACGTTTGTTTTAAACAAAGAGAACATTCATGAAAATGGCGGAAATAATCACACATCAAGAGGAAGTTTGTCTTTGTTGAGTTCACTTTTTATTCCAGTGTTATTATCAGTCTGTTCACTGTCAGTATCAACAGAAATGTGTctgtaataaaaacaagtgatcacaggcagaaaaaaaaaacctgaagttTCCTTCATCTCACAATCTGAAGCGTTtacaacaaacatgtttctgaaGTATTTTTAGTCACACAAGCAGCAACctgttggtccagactgaaaaatCTCAACtatttcatgcattttcataaaatttgattcagacattcatgtttctcAGAAGATTAACTGTAATAACTTCATCTGgtcaaatgtttaatttgtctaatactttggtttatgaaccAAATACAAACTGATGACATTCCCTGCTGTATCTATGTACAGCGTCAGAGCGGCTAGCACGGCTGTAGACTCTCGCTCTTGTTTTAAGAAAGTAGTTTCCTGttgctgtattatttattttcatctcaGAAAGATGTGCCTTCAGATTTTGAGGAAATGAAAACCACAACAAACTAAATATACGGCATGTAagaattaaatgtatttaaatcacACTCAAAATGTAATGCAGTCTGAATCATTTACATtgtctaccaactcctgagggaaatatctggctctttagctgctaaatgctccactatgttcaccagctagtctacagctaactgtgagcaggtagtgttcagcagctttttacagctttttctctgaaaacgacgctatgagacgctgagagtgaaccagaacagtaaaagttgcagccggacagataaacaatgagctgaaactcactataaagctccgtaaagccgagaggagctgcagagtctctgtaggttcatcactacgaatCACAACCAACACGTTACTCACATAGATCAGACTGAGGAGTAACAGGAAATATAacattatagctgctttaaagaaaaacaccaaaacctgtttcacacaaatgtgaTTTGTGAGCACTACTTACATGCAGAtggaaaatgtttactgtttgcAAATtgcaattaaatttaaataaaatattgttctGATTagtgaaatgtcaaaatgagtGAAAGGAGATAATATGATGAGCACATTTACTACAAATCgtgtgtatttttacatgatttccaAACCAAACTGTAGTGTGTTTgtcttcacttcctgtcagctgttggtttcagtttattttcatagaAATCCATTTATAGACACTtcacactgcaggtcacagtgACCATCATGTTACGCTTTAAACAGTGTGTTAGTGCAGATTGATTTACGGTTGGTAGCGTGATTGAAtgaagtaatttttcaagcataGTTGCCAACTGTTGAGTGTGAGAATtgaattaaatatctttgggtttcagactgttgttcagacaaaacgagacatttgaagacatttttttgggCTCTGTGAAACTGTGATGACCATTTGTCACCAATGTTTTGACTAAATGATTAaccaacataaaaaaaagaaagaaattgacAGATCAAACGATAATGGAAAGAAACAGTTGCAGCCCAAATAACAACAAAGTCTGATGGATTTTCGTTCCAAGTGTCTTTAACTTGTTTTTATAGAAATGAATCAAAACCATTACCACCATTAATTTTTgttgtagtttaaaaaaaaacacactaatcTGAGTCAAATGCTTTGACTTTCACATTCATTAGGAAACATTGAAATCACATCCTGTCTTTGCTGCCTCAGAAAATAATCACTGTTGTTGGAAATGTTGAAGAAACAAGTGTTAATCTAAATGGCCACGCTGTTCTCGATGCTTCCGGGACAAAGGTAAGGATACGGCAGCTCCAGTTGGCTGTTGCgctctgtgatgtcatcagaaatGGCCTGGAGCTCAGCCTGCACCTCTTCCACCAGCCTGCGGTGGGCGCCATCACCGAAAACAGCCTCCTTGTAGTGACACAGAGGAACCTGCAGGCGGAGACAAAACACTGGTTTACTTCCAAACACTAAAACATCATGtaacactttaaaataaaaacttagcTTTGTGTCGGAACTTCATTAACACGCTTCCTGTtgtcataaacataaaaagtcTAAAATGAGAATTTTATATGTagatcagaaaaacaaaacattccaACTCAAATGGATCAGATATCAGCAGATATCAGTCCAATCTGATGGGAAACTGGATGAAAACTCCAAACAGCTTCTCACATTTAGGTGTGATACTGAtaagagctgcaactaacatttattttcattatcgattcatctgtcgattattttctcaattaatcgattagttgtttggtcatAAAATGTCGCTGCACAGATCTGGTCTCAGAGGGCAGGGTTAGGTGACCCAGCGTCCAGCTGTAGGCCTCTCTAGGTCCTTCCACCTGGTGCTCAGATAGCAGCGTTATTGCGTTTAGAGAGCACATTGACTGTGCTGCATATTTGTACGTCCTCTGGATAACGGACGCGGTGAGACGTTCCTTTGTGCTAGGCAGATGCTGGATTCAGCCTCTTTAATCTTTGGTTCTGATCTTTTGGCGCTAGTGGCTGAAGACATGGCGACCGGAACGGAAGAAAATTGTATAAATATTTAGTCGCACTAGGCTCGCCGTAACGCGTTAGCTTGTCAGTCAGTAGCTCTAACACACAGGGTTTAGCCCAGTTAACTGCGTACTGTAAGAGTCTGCTCGTCCTGACACAGAGTCACTCTGAACTCCAGATACTCTGCTTAGCTAacaagctaatgctaactgaACCCTGGTAGGCTCGCTGTAACGCGTTAGCTGGAGGGTATAATGTTACACAGTCATGTCGGTTAGCAAATACAGGGTATCCGGAGCAACAGCTCGCCTTGATGTGGACACTGCTCCGAATTATCCTGTGTAACAGCAAAGTACACACAAGGACTGACTCAGCAAATCCAGACTGAAGCTGAGAACTACGTTATAGTCCCTCACCATGTCTAACTAGCTAGTCTTAACTAATGGTGGTAAGATGAGGCGGCGTGAGTCGAGCAGTTTGACCTGTTACTGGAGCCGAGGTGGTTCCCATAATGAAACACGGAATAACGTTAGAAAAAGaaccacaaaatattcacatttgagaagctggaatcagagaatttggggggaaaaaagtcttaaaaaacGCAAaatttctctgattccagcttcttaaatgtgaatattttctggtttcttccgtctctttgacagtaaactgaacatctttgtgttgttgacaaaacgagacatttgaggacgtcgtcttggactttaggaaacactgatccacatttttcaccattttctgacattttctgggccaaacaactaatccattaatcgagaaaatgatcagcagatgaatcaataatgaaaatagctCTAATTGTTTCAACcctgatttcattttttctatAAAGCCataaaacaagctgaaaaatCAGTTACAATAATTGACAATCATGTGTACATTTTGTTGttaaacattttagaaataagATGATTATGAATCTGAGATGTTTGATGAGGCGTGTTTCctgtttcaggtgtgtgtgggtggagtCTCACGTAGTTGACGGCGGGCTGCGACAGCAGAGTCAGTGTTGTCAGGACGCGACAGGTGGAGTTCACGTCCGGCAGGAAGGACAAGATGTCTTCCTCCGTCACCGCGCCTTTGAGCTGCGGAGGAGGACGCAACATGGAGACCGGACAGTTTGGCGTCCAGAGAGCGAAATCCAGCTGCAGGACAGAAAGACGGACGAGGACGATTAAAGCTGGAGATGTTGACAACAAATATCAGAAAATCAATGATGTTTTAGAAATGAAATATCACCCATTTGTTCACATATGTAGACAAACTATAagctaattttaaaatgattaaaattatCTTTCAGTGGTtcatgttactttatacttccactaaactacatctcagagggaaatattgtactttctactccagtacatttatttgacagctttagttacttttcagatgaagatttgacacaatggataatataacaaacttttaaaatacaacacattgttaaagatgaaaccagtggtttccaacctttttgtcttttgacgtcttacaaaaagcagtgtgtagtcggggtcacatttcacatgtctatgagttgttaacagctccaccaaatagtgatttttccctctaaacttctcacatgctttcatttcaataaatgttcaaatgatccaatatttcagcaaaaatcaaagattagagaaaaagtccaaaaactgaaaacagatttgtgtatcagaactttgttttttcttctttcctctcccattaatcatctcaccacccctcagatttatctgctgaccctttggaggggcccgacccctaggttgggaaccactggactaaactagctaactgtatataaagtagtgtaaactagctccacctccagcagctacaacagtaacatgctgctctaacactgatgcttcactattaataatctaatgatgtcatatataataatatatcagtcagagggaccaaaccactacttttactgcaatactttaactacatcaagctcataatacttatgtacttttactgcaatactttaactacatcaagctcataatacttatgtacttttactgcaatactttaactacatcaagctcataatacatatgtacttttactgcaatactttaactacatcaagctcataatacttatgtacttttactttagtagcATTTTTCatgtaggacttttacttgtaatggagtatttttacattgtggtacttttacttgagtaaaggatgtgaatatTTCCATCACTGCTGAGTTGCATTgtaagttatttatttttacattgctgtattggtagtTATTCTTCCATCACTACCGTGATGTGGGAGTCTTCAGATGAAGTGGTCTTTAGTTTGACCCACCTGGGAGAAGTTAACAGCGGCGTGAAGTGCTGAGCAGCTGTAGATGATCATGGTGACAAACTTGGACACTTCTGCTTTGGTTTGGAAAGACTGAGGGAAACCTGGAGGACgagaggagacaaaaaaacGTAAAGTCTCACACCACCGTCATGTTTTTATCTACATGGTCTCTGCAGTGACATCAGATTATGCGTCCTGTctctgaaataaacaaacaaacaaaaacatggagGTTACAGgatttaaacaaacacacacccgaCTTTTGTgtgaagctgtgtgtgttgatgtCGGTGATCCAGTGTTGAAGCTCAGAGTCCTGCTGCACCGCGTCGTCTCCGCTGTAATACAGATCCACCCAGCTGAATACAaacctgccacacacacacacacacacagtttatcaTCTGCAATGCATACAATGATCATGGGACGGTCAAATCCAGAATTCACAGGGCGTGCTGGAGATGAAGtggtaaataaatgtatttttatagcacttttcttagAAGTTAgttacttttatatatttaaaacatcttaaaccagcagtcaggtgtccatatgaacactgaaaggtTTTCCTTggtgtaatcattcctccagttcatactggatattaaaggaccagtgtgtagaatttagtagcatctagcagaacagattTGGGAGAAATggaatattcataagtatgttgcaattagtgtaaaatcacctgaaaataggaattgttgtgttttcattaccttagaataaACCCTTTTTATCTACAGGGGGGAGGGTCCACTTCCATGTTGCAcctccatgtttctacagtagcccagaatggacataccaaacactgactctagagagggccttgtTTCACAGCcaggttgcaatctgcaacttcaccgctagatgccactaaatcccacatactggatattaaaagatccttcaaatgtgcttttaattgTAATGTAGAGGTGCGTTTCTTTACCTGTGCAGCGCGTCCCAGACTCTCAGAGCGTCCTGGGCGTAGTAGCTCTGCGGTAATTTGTCCACACCGCGGTCGGACAGGTCGTCAGGGACACACAGGGATCGGTAATGAATCCTTGCTGACGCCCGAGAGAGGAAGACTGGTAAGGCCTCCAGACCACAGCCCACCGCCTGGAGGAACAAATAACTGCACTGCACCGCTTTCCAAAACCTCACtcctttattatattataatatttcagCCCAGTATCACGCCAAGGATACCGTGTCAGTGTCACATGAAAAGTACACACCGGTACGACTTTGAAAGACGGTCTGTGCTAGACTGGATCAGCCGGAAGGACGAACTCTCTCGAGTGCGGTTAAGGTCAGGGGGTTTGGGTTAAGGTTAATGTACAAATCTCGCAAGATTTTTGCTCCAATCCAGCGCCGACCTTCAAAGAGCCTGTCAGGTGAAGCAGTTCAGATGTACGAGGTGGTGGGTTGGTGGGTTGGGTTAGACAGATCCTAACCTACACAAAGTGGATCTAGTAATcctgctgcaggagaccgctgCTAACTACATAtgtcgtggtgtttactgttgccatgacaactaaggtggcctaactttaagggAAGTAgcaactttaacccacaccatgtttcaagtgatcattttaacccaaaacatgatctttaactaaccctaaccgagtggtttttgtgcctaaacgtaaccagactttaaccacagcgttgtcacaccatgaaacatcattattttcactCCTAACGTGgtgcaaacatgaaaaatactCGTGAGTATTTTTGACGCCAAGGTGAGGCAAAACGTGACACTGACAGGATGGACTGATATGTGTATCACACCCTTTGGCGTGATACCAggttgaatattttcattacagTTGATGGTTTACCTTATCAAAAACCCCATCAGGTGCCAGCAGCGAGACTCTGGCCTGGTAGTTGATCTGCAGAGACGTCCTGATGTGTGGCATCAGCAGCTGTTCACAATAACAATCAGAGAGGAGATCAATAAGTAATAAACGGTGGACCTGACGACAAACTGCTCATCAGGGTGAAGAGAGGGAACAACTTTTAACAAATGCTCGTGAACTTTGGTTGCTAAgtctgtttatttgtcttttccTGTCTTCATTCTCAGGGTTTCCTGCTAAGCCGTCATCTAACTCAACCGACCACGAGACAAGATTCATCTTAACACCTCTGCAAGTTAACTTCCTGAGAAAACACCAATTCTGTCGTCACCTTTTCAAGCCTCCTTCTAGATCaagacatttatattttccACATAATTTAGGCACAGTGTGTGGTGTTTTGGCCATATAAATAAGAGGTACAGTATATTCCCGTTTGAGATACAGATGGCAGAGCATTTTGTATGATCATGACTTAAGTTTGGTTTTTTCTGCAGTGTTTACAATACAAACAGTCCAGCGTCCCAGTTGACCCAGATGGTGAGCCTTTGGTTCTGAGTTGTGTTGGCGGTTTGGACCCCAGTATACCTGCTTGCAGGTCtagtttaaaggaccagtgtgtaagattcagtgacatctagtggtgaggtcacagattgcaaccaactgaagaCCCCTCttcttccaagtgtgtaggaaaatctatggtggctgcaaaactcacgaaaaacgtgaaaggtcctctctagagcgagtgtttggtttgtccattctgggctacagtagaaacatggcgggctctgtggaagaggacgTGCtccccatgtagatataaagggctcattctatgGCAATGAAAACATgacgattcttattttcaggtgtttGTACACTAATTAagacatacttatgaatattatatttctgccaagtctgttccgaTAGATGCCACTAACCTACACACTGTgcctttaaaaatgattcacCTGCTGATGAAAACTGTGACTAGACCAGACCAAAACATCTCTAGAGTCTAGAGTCCAGTTGTAAAtagtacagtctagacctgctctatgtgccCTGAGAtcacttctgttgtgatttggcgctatataaataaaattcactTGAACTGAAGATAAGAAAAGTTTGGCAAGAGTTCAACTGGCCTTCAGCCACTGAAACAAAGGACGATTTAGACCTTTTAGTTCTTACAGCTGGTAAAATGACGACCAGATGGATGGTTTGTACCTGGTGCAGTGGGTGCTGGTCTGGGAGCTGCCGCAGCGTGGCCACGCAGCACAGCTCTCCCAACATGTGGGTCCTCAGGTAGTGGGAGGCCAACTGGTGACACTGGAAGTCCGCACTGTGGACCCAAATCTTAGCCAGCAGCCAATCGCAGCCGGGGTCAGAGGGCAGGAAGACCGGGTTCTCAGGGCCGGGCTTCTGTTGCAACTAAAGGAGGGAAATCACTGATTGATAGATTACTTGGTTAGATGAATTCTGGAGGACGTGCTTTTCTTAATTAAGTAAAACTCACatatttttttagaaatgtgtttgtaataattgagaataatacatttttataagtTCTTATTCTTTATTCTCTGTTTGGATCTCCATCAGCCTCCACAAAGTGGTTGCTAGTCTTCCAGTGGTCTTCCAGTGGTCCGAgcaacaatgaaacaaacatcaatctaaaatcacatcaatcaataaaaaacaagaacGAGCCGAATATCAGATCACATCAAGATCAGAGAATAAGTGAAATAAGTCTATGCATGAAAAGGTAAACAAAACTGTCTCCAGATGAGCAACTACAACGTTTTACAAGATAAAAAAACTGCTGAGTAAACAATCACCTGGATGGCGATGGGCAGCAGCTGTCCCTGCTGGTTCAGATGGAGAAGGCACAGTGGAGCGGACAGGTACGTCTGCTTCCCGTTGACCACATTGGCCGGGACGCCGTCCAGCACCTCGTAGTCCAGCAGGTACACGCTCCCTTTCTGTCCCGTTATAAAACATCAAGATACATCATTATGAGGGAAAAAATGAGCACAGCTGGCAccaaagataaataataataaatcagagAATGCATGTAGCACACCTGTAGCTCCGCCTCAAGGGAGGAACCTTCAGGCAGGAAGGGGCGGAGCATGTCAGAGGTGACGGACAGGTGAGGAGGAAGGAGGCGGATctgatgcagcagcagagggtTGCAACCGTTCAGACACTGGTGGCCGAAATACCAGTCCTCCATCCAGTGAGCCCGAATGAactctgagagagaaaaagatcaCGACgcacagagagacaaagttaTTCTGAATGAGTCCTGaaaaatattattcaaatataCTTTTTACAATTCCTAAACAGTTGTCTGGAGGCGTCTATTCTAAAAGTTACTGGATGAAGATTTATGTTCATGTTGAAACCAAAAGAGTAACaacaaaaactttaaaaaaatgatcctgacaaaaaaaaaacctgtttcagcCCGTTTTCTTACTAAGATTATCCTGggaaaactttattttcaccTGTTCTAAAGTCacaaacacaagagagaaaacaatttagaTCATACTTAGAAAATGGATCAcaagaaattttt includes the following:
- the zgc:152891 gene encoding polyunsaturated fatty acid lipoxygenase ALOX15B, which translates into the protein MNQQQDVQVLWWAGLEKKQTCSKHAAAIQHINSPQRRGSVALQLSYMMTSCQEFEVTVHTSPGPTCGTFSRLWLNLIGSQGETTPISVNEGDLHLHPGSSCRVRVCANAPLGRLVLVRLRLEARTGFPNLDWHCSQVEVCRLADGQAEEEGRGGEGSGSEDPETQVFPCNRWLRLADGDVELHNGKLCLLKDETDEQLKELRLRQLQHQQKLIRWCKFVDGAPHCVDLNSMSELGPNLSYTHKSPAVNLHYLKGFIGRAEAWASFTELEMFFAQIANQNNTAKFIRAHWMEDWYFGHQCLNGCNPLLLHQIRLLPPHLSVTSDMLRPFLPEGSSLEAELQKGSVYLLDYEVLDGVPANVVNGKQTYLSAPLCLLHLNQQGQLLPIAIQLQQKPGPENPVFLPSDPGCDWLLAKIWVHSADFQCHQLASHYLRTHMLGELCCVATLRQLPDQHPLHQLLMPHIRTSLQINYQARVSLLAPDGVFDKAVGCGLEALPVFLSRASARIHYRSLCVPDDLSDRGVDKLPQSYYAQDALRVWDALHRFVFSWVDLYYSGDDAVQQDSELQHWITDINTHSFTQKSGFPQSFQTKAEVSKFVTMIIYSCSALHAAVNFSQLDFALWTPNCPVSMLRPPPQLKGAVTEEDILSFLPDVNSTCRVLTTLTLLSQPAVNYVPLCHYKEAVFGDGAHRRLVEEVQAELQAISDDITERNSQLELPYPYLCPGSIENSVAI